The Lynx canadensis isolate LIC74 chromosome D1, mLynCan4.pri.v2, whole genome shotgun sequence genome has a segment encoding these proteins:
- the THYN1 gene encoding thymocyte nuclear protein 1 isoform X3, with protein MVNKWDKNQITNRGDVSGRFLGADSELPLVLLVDSRILCTSALAGEPCRDPGRGWLGLPSLLGQFSIEDLKAQPKQTACWDGVRNYQWVRRKVVVYSPLGQARNFLRAMKLEQEAFFYHSNCKEPGIAGLVKIVKEAYPDHTQFEKNNPHYDPSSKEDNPKWSMVDVQFVRMMKRFITLAELKTHHQAHKATGGPLKNMALFSRQRLSIQPLTQEEFDFILSLEEKEPS; from the exons ATGGTGAATAAATGGGACAAGAATCAGATTACGAACCGAGGAGACGTTAGCGGCAG GTTTCTGGGGGCAGATTCAGAGTTGCCTCTTGTACTCTTGGTTGATTCCAGAATCCTCTGCACTTCAGCCCTCGCAGGGGAACCATGCCGAGACCCCGGAAGAGGCTGGCTGGGTCTGCCGAGCCTGCTGGGCCAG TTCAGCATCGAGGATCTTAAAGCACAGCCCAAACAGACAGCATGCTGGGATGGTGTTCGCAACTACCAG TGGGTGAGGAGGAAGGTAGTTGTTTATTCTCCCCTGGGACAGGCCCGGAACTTCCTTCGAGCCATGAAGCTGGAGCAAGAAGCTTTCTTCTACCATAGCAACTGCAAAGAGCCAGGCATCGCAGGACTTGTGAAG attgtGAAGGAGGCTTACCCAGACCACACACAGTTTGAGAAAAACAATCCCCATTATGACCCATCCAGCAAGGAAGACAACCCCAAATGGTCCATG GTGGATGTACAATTTGTTCGGATGATGAAGCGTTTCATCACCCTGGCTGAGCTCAAAACCCATCACCAAGCTCACAAAGCCACTGGAGGCCCCTTAAAAAATATGGCTCTCTTCAGTCGCCAGAGGCTCTCAATTCAGCCCCTGACCCAAG AGGAGTTCGATTTTATTTTGAgcctggaggaaaaggaaccaagTTAA
- the THYN1 gene encoding thymocyte nuclear protein 1 isoform X1 — translation MPRPRKRLAGSAEPAGPDNKGPAGKRTKTKNPVGASAQVVNSSPQKTSASKTCGKNLSSYWLMKSEAESRLEKGVDVKFSIEDLKAQPKQTACWDGVRNYQWVRRKVVVYSPLGQARNFLRAMKLEQEAFFYHSNCKEPGIAGLVKIVKEAYPDHTQFEKNNPHYDPSSKEDNPKWSMVDVQFVRMMKRFITLAELKTHHQAHKATGGPLKNMALFSRQRLSIQPLTQEEFDFILSLEEKEPS, via the exons ATGCCGAGACCCCGGAAGAGGCTGGCTGGGTCTGCCGAGCCTGCTGGGCCAG ACAATAAGGGACCAGCAGGAAAACGTACCAAGACTAAGAACCCAGTGGGGGCATCAGCTCAAGTGGTTAACTCCAGCCCTCAGAAGACTTCAGCCTCTAAAACCTGTGGGAAGAATCTAAGTAGTTACTGGCTGATGAAGTCAGAGGCAGAAAGCCGATTAGAGAAAGGTGTAGATGTGAAG TTCAGCATCGAGGATCTTAAAGCACAGCCCAAACAGACAGCATGCTGGGATGGTGTTCGCAACTACCAG TGGGTGAGGAGGAAGGTAGTTGTTTATTCTCCCCTGGGACAGGCCCGGAACTTCCTTCGAGCCATGAAGCTGGAGCAAGAAGCTTTCTTCTACCATAGCAACTGCAAAGAGCCAGGCATCGCAGGACTTGTGAAG attgtGAAGGAGGCTTACCCAGACCACACACAGTTTGAGAAAAACAATCCCCATTATGACCCATCCAGCAAGGAAGACAACCCCAAATGGTCCATG GTGGATGTACAATTTGTTCGGATGATGAAGCGTTTCATCACCCTGGCTGAGCTCAAAACCCATCACCAAGCTCACAAAGCCACTGGAGGCCCCTTAAAAAATATGGCTCTCTTCAGTCGCCAGAGGCTCTCAATTCAGCCCCTGACCCAAG AGGAGTTCGATTTTATTTTGAgcctggaggaaaaggaaccaagTTAA
- the THYN1 gene encoding thymocyte nuclear protein 1 isoform X2, protein MPRPRKRLAGSAEPAGPDNKGPAGKRTKTKNPVGASAQVVNSSPQKTSASKTCGKNLSSYWLMKSEAESRLEKGVDVKFSIEDLKAQPKQTACWDGVRNYQARNFLRAMKLEQEAFFYHSNCKEPGIAGLVKIVKEAYPDHTQFEKNNPHYDPSSKEDNPKWSMVDVQFVRMMKRFITLAELKTHHQAHKATGGPLKNMALFSRQRLSIQPLTQEEFDFILSLEEKEPS, encoded by the exons ATGCCGAGACCCCGGAAGAGGCTGGCTGGGTCTGCCGAGCCTGCTGGGCCAG ACAATAAGGGACCAGCAGGAAAACGTACCAAGACTAAGAACCCAGTGGGGGCATCAGCTCAAGTGGTTAACTCCAGCCCTCAGAAGACTTCAGCCTCTAAAACCTGTGGGAAGAATCTAAGTAGTTACTGGCTGATGAAGTCAGAGGCAGAAAGCCGATTAGAGAAAGGTGTAGATGTGAAG TTCAGCATCGAGGATCTTAAAGCACAGCCCAAACAGACAGCATGCTGGGATGGTGTTCGCAACTACCAG GCCCGGAACTTCCTTCGAGCCATGAAGCTGGAGCAAGAAGCTTTCTTCTACCATAGCAACTGCAAAGAGCCAGGCATCGCAGGACTTGTGAAG attgtGAAGGAGGCTTACCCAGACCACACACAGTTTGAGAAAAACAATCCCCATTATGACCCATCCAGCAAGGAAGACAACCCCAAATGGTCCATG GTGGATGTACAATTTGTTCGGATGATGAAGCGTTTCATCACCCTGGCTGAGCTCAAAACCCATCACCAAGCTCACAAAGCCACTGGAGGCCCCTTAAAAAATATGGCTCTCTTCAGTCGCCAGAGGCTCTCAATTCAGCCCCTGACCCAAG AGGAGTTCGATTTTATTTTGAgcctggaggaaaaggaaccaagTTAA
- the THYN1 gene encoding thymocyte nuclear protein 1 isoform X4, with product MPRPRKRLAGSAEPAGPDNKGPAGKRTKTKNPVGASAQVVNSSPQKTSASKTCGKNLSSYWLMKSEAESRLEKGVDVKFSIEDLKAQPKQTACWDGVRNYQIVKEAYPDHTQFEKNNPHYDPSSKEDNPKWSMVDVQFVRMMKRFITLAELKTHHQAHKATGGPLKNMALFSRQRLSIQPLTQEEFDFILSLEEKEPS from the exons ATGCCGAGACCCCGGAAGAGGCTGGCTGGGTCTGCCGAGCCTGCTGGGCCAG ACAATAAGGGACCAGCAGGAAAACGTACCAAGACTAAGAACCCAGTGGGGGCATCAGCTCAAGTGGTTAACTCCAGCCCTCAGAAGACTTCAGCCTCTAAAACCTGTGGGAAGAATCTAAGTAGTTACTGGCTGATGAAGTCAGAGGCAGAAAGCCGATTAGAGAAAGGTGTAGATGTGAAG TTCAGCATCGAGGATCTTAAAGCACAGCCCAAACAGACAGCATGCTGGGATGGTGTTCGCAACTACCAG attgtGAAGGAGGCTTACCCAGACCACACACAGTTTGAGAAAAACAATCCCCATTATGACCCATCCAGCAAGGAAGACAACCCCAAATGGTCCATG GTGGATGTACAATTTGTTCGGATGATGAAGCGTTTCATCACCCTGGCTGAGCTCAAAACCCATCACCAAGCTCACAAAGCCACTGGAGGCCCCTTAAAAAATATGGCTCTCTTCAGTCGCCAGAGGCTCTCAATTCAGCCCCTGACCCAAG AGGAGTTCGATTTTATTTTGAgcctggaggaaaaggaaccaagTTAA
- the ACAD8 gene encoding isobutyryl-CoA dehydrogenase, mitochondrial produces MLRRGCWRLGRPLICLRGGLQVPAQSGRRSLISCIDPSMGLNEEQKEFQKVAFDFAAQEMAPHMAEWDQKELFPVDAMRKAAQLGFGGVYVRTDVGGSGLSRLDTSVIFEALATGCTSTTAYISIHNMCVWMIDTFGNEEQRYKYCPPLCTMEKFASYCLTEPGSGSDAASLLTSAKQQGDHYILNGSKAFISGGGESDIYVVMCRTGGPGPKGISCIVVEKGTPGLSFGKKEKKVGWNSQPTRAVIFEDCVVPMANRIGDEGQGFIIAMKGLNGGRINVASCSLGAAHASVILTRDYLNVRKQFGEPLASNQYLQFKLADMATRLVASRLIIRSAAVALQEEREDAVALCSMAKLFATDECFAICNQALQMHGGYGYLKDYAVQQYVRDSRVHQILEGSNEVMRMLISRSLLQE; encoded by the exons ATGTTGCGCAGAGGctgctggaggctgggaaggccgCTCATCTGCCTGCGTGGTGGTCTGCAGGTCCCCGCCCAGAGCGGCCGCCGGAGCTTGATCTCCTGCATCGATC CTTCCATGGGACTAAATGAAGAGCAGAAGGAATTTCAGAAAGTGGCCTTTGACTTTGCTGCCCAGGAGATGGCTCCACATATGGCAGAGTGGGACCAGAAG GAGCTGTTCCCAGTGGATGCTATGCGGAAGGCTGCTCAGCTAGGCTTTGGGGGGGTCTACGTACGAACAGATGTAGGTGGGTCTGGACTGTCACGGCTCGATACCTCTGTCATCTTTGAAGCCTTGGCTACAGGCTGTACAAGCACCACAGCCTATATAAGCATCCACAA CATGTGTGTCTGGATGATCGATACTTTTGGAAATGAGGAACAGAGGTACAAATATTGCCCACCGCTCTGTACCATGGAGAAATTTGCTTCCTACTGCCTCACTGAACCAG GAAGTGGCAGTGATGCTGCATCCCTTTTAACCTCAGCGAAACAACAAGGAGATCATTACATCCTCAATGGCTCCAAG GCCTTTATCAGTGGTGGAGGTGAATCAGATATCTATGTAGTCATGTGCCGAACAGGAGGACCAGGCCCCAAAGGCATCTCATGTATAGTTGTTGAGAAGGGAACACCTGGCCTCAGCTTtggcaagaaggaaaaaaag GTGGGGTGGAACTCACAGCCAACCCGTGCCGTGATCTTTGAAGACTGTGTAGTCCCCATGGCCAACAGAATTGGGGATGAAGGGCAGGGCTTCATCATTGCCATGAAAGGACTGAATGGAGGGAGGATCAATGTTG CTTCCTGCTCTCTAGGAGCTGCTCATGCTTCGGTCATCCTCACTCGAGACTACCTCAACGTTCGGAAGCAGTTTGGAGAGCCTCTGGCCAGTAACCAG TACCTGCAATTCAAACTGGCTGATATGGCAACAAGGCTGGTGGCCTCGCGGCTGATAATCCGCAGTGCAGCAGTAGCTCTGCAGGAGGAGCGGGAAGATGCAGTGGCCCTGTGCTCCATGGCCAAGCTCTTCGCTACAGATGAATGCTTTGCT ATCTGCAACCAGGCTTTACAGATGCATGGAGGCTATGGCTACCTGAAGGACTATGCTGTTCAGCAGTATGTGCGGGACTCCAGAGTCCATCAAATCCTAGAAG